The Longimicrobium sp. region GTCAGGTGTACACAAAATCGGAAGTTCGGCTCCGTAGTCGTGGCATATCGTCTCGCATCTTCGATACATGCGCGGGTTCGCGATATGCCGGCAGTCCCAGGTCAGGAGGTAAGCAATCCTCTCCATCGCTGCGGCAGCGATGTGGAATGCATCAGTTTTGGCCTTGACCGGCAACGGTCCGCGTGCGACCAAGGCCTCAGCAAGAGCCGCGATCCCGCTGTACGCCGGAATGATTGGTATCCCCGCAAGCGCCACTACACGCCTACGCGCCATAAAAGCCTCCCCGAGGCGGCATTCCTCAATGGTAGTCTCCGAAGTAAACAACTGATACTCCCCGCGATGGTTCTCCCACCAGTCGCGGGTCTGGCGCTGGCGCTCGGCCATCGTGGGGTCGCGGCTGGGGCGCGCGACCAGGTAGCTGACGATGCTCGTTTCGATGTACACGGAGGGCGGCATGAACCACGCTAACCACACCCTCCGCGCCCCACAATCGGGCCCGCAAAAGTCGATCCGCGGTTGGCCTAAAACGATGCGGGGGCGCCCCTTTAGGACGCCCCCCCTCGAAATCAGCCAGCGGTCGAAGTCACAGTTCGAGCGATGTCCCCGGCTTCATCACCTCGACCCGCGCGAGACCGCCCACGAGGCGTCGGAACTCCTCCGGGTCCTGGCGGATCAGGTCGAAGGTGTCGTAGTGCATCGGGATGACGGTGGAGGGCTGGATGAACTCCACGGCGCGGGCGGCGTCTTCCGGGCCCATCGTGTAGTTGTCGCCGATGGGGAGGAGCGCGACGTCCACCTGGCCGCGAAGGAGCTGCATGTCCGTGATCAGCGCCGTGTCGCCGGCGTGGTAGAGGCGCCGCCCGTCCGCCAGCGTGAGCAGAAATCCGGCGCAGTCGGTGGTGAAGGCGCCTTCCTCGTCGCCGTCGATGCTGCCGGTGTGCAGGGCGGGGGTCAGCTTGACGCGGCCAAAGGGGAACTGGTGCCCTCCGCCGATGTTCATCCCGTGCCCGTTCTCCACCCCCTGCTTCTGGCAGAAGGCGACCAGCTCAAAGGTGGAGACGACGGTCGCTCCCGTCTTCTTCGCCAGCTTCACGCAGTCGGCGAAGTGGTCGAAGTGCCCGTGCGACACCAGGATGTAGTCCAGCCGCTCCACCGCGTCCGTCTTGATGTCGGCCACGGGGTTCTGATCGAGCCACGGATCGAACATGATCCGCGTGCCGTCGCCGGTCTCCAGGGTGAAGCAGGAGTGGCCGTGCCAGGTGAGTCGAGCCATGCGAGTCTCCGGGGAAAAGAAGTGCGTTAGTGCGTGAGTGCGTCAGTGCGCTGGATCGAAACGCACTTACGCACTAACGCACTCACGCACTGTCGTTCATCCGATCAGCTTCTCGTACGCCGCCGCGTCCAGCAGCCGCTCGACCTCCGACGGGTCGTCGGCGCGGACCTTGATCATCCAGCCGGCGCCGTAGGGGTCGTTGTTCACGGCGGCGGGGTCGGCGTCGAGGGCGCCGTTCGACTCCACCACCTCGCCCGAGATGGGGGAGTAGAGGTCGGAGACGGCCTTGACGGCCTCGATGGTGCCGAAGGTCTGCATCGCCTGGAGGCGCGTTCCGGCGGCGGGGAGCTCCACGAAGACGATGTCGCCCAGCTCGCCCTGCGCGTAGTCGGTGATCCCCACGGCGTACACGCCCTCGCCCGCGGCCTTCACGTACTCGTGCTTCTCGGTGTATCGCAGATCCTGCGGGACGTTCGCCATCGCGCGTTCCTCGTGCCTGGAATAAGGAGGGTTGCCGGCCGGGGGAACACGATACGCGCCCTCCCCGGCCCCGGCAAGCGTGCCCAGGGGAACACCGGCGGCTCTGCGACGTACCGGGGAATGTGCGCGGCGGGCCGTCGTCCGCCGCACCCCACCCGTGTGTGAACCATGATGAGCTTTCCCGGTGCCGCCCGGCGCCCCGAGACCGATGCCCGCAACCGTGCCATCAGCGACCTGCGGAAGGCGCTGGTGAGCTTCGGCAACGCGTTCGACCTCCTCAAGGGGACCGAGTGCGACTGCGACGACCCCACCTGCCCGAACCGCTCCCCCGAGACGATGACGGCGGAGCGGCTCCTGGACTGGCTAGCCGACGCGTGGCACGGCCTGGCCGGTTGTGGCCACGTGGGCGACGAGGCGCCGCCCCCGCCCGCCGTGATGCTGGACCGCAACCGCTGGCTGGTGGCGCACTTCGCCCGCCACATGGAGACCATGGGCGACGAAGGCTGGCGCAGCGTGCTCGCCCGCTTCCGCGACATCGCCGTCACGCCGCTCTTCGAGGAGGCCGCGTCGCTCGTGTCGCACGGCGTGACCGAGATCTTCCCCGACGCGGAGGACGATCCCGCCTGCCAGCGCGCCCTCCACGCCGCGGACGCGTGGGCCGATGCGTGGGCTCTGGACGAGGCCACCCTCGAGGACCTGGGCACGGCGATCGAGTGCGCGGCCCTCGCCCTGTTCGGCTTTGGCATCGCGGACGCGCGGCTGACGGAGGCGCTGTACGAGCCGTTCGCGGCGGCGGTTCCCCTCAATGAGCTCGTGTTCCAGGCGCGGTCCGGGGCGCCCTAACGGCAGGGCTCACGCGGAGACGCGGAGCCGCAGAGGAAAGGCTCACACAGAGACAACGGAGGCACAGAGGAGCGTTTTCCTCTGTGCCTCCGTTTCTTTGTTGTTTTCTCTTCTCTCTGCGTCTCCGCGTCTCCGCGTGAGATTGCAGTTGGCGCTGTCAGAAGCGCAGAGTCGCGGTCATGCCCACGGCGCCGTCCGAAGTGGCGAGGGGGGCGGCGGCGAGGAGGGCGTGGTGGCCGGGGGCGAGGCGCACGCTCCGGGTGAGGGCGGGTGCGGCCTCCGGGCGAAGGAGCGTGTAGGCGCCGATCAGCGTCGTCGCGGCGCCGAAGCCCGTGTTGAAGATGCCGTACGGCCGCGCCGATACCTCGCCCAATCCGCCGATGCCGATCGCCGTCTGGAGCGCGCCGCCCGCGATGGCCAGCCCGCTCCACATGCGCGACTCGCGCTGCAGACTCATGTACATCAGGCCCGCGTTGGAGAGCGTCGACGCGCCGGTCGCGACGTGGTACGCCCACATGAACTCGTCCGAGGTCGGTTCCGGATCGTCCGGCCCGTACGTCGGCTGCACGCGGGCGGCCTCGGCGGCGGTCATCCCGTTGGCGCGCAACCAGGCGACCAGCTCCGGGTCGTCGGCGAGCTGGCGGATGAGGGCGAGGTTGCGGGTGGCGGCGATGCGCCGTACGAGCGCCACGTTCCCCGACTCGGCGATCAGGTACGCCATGGCGCACGGGGTGCCGTGCTCGTCCACGAAGACGGGGACGCGCGCGCCGGGAACCCGGTGGTTGTGCGGGAAGCGGCCCGCCAGGCGGTAGCGGCGCAGCGCGGCCAGGGCACGCCCGCGCGCCTCCCGCTGCGGCGCGGCGAGGCGCGACACGTCGTGCGACTCCATCTCCCGCTCGGCGCCCAGGAGGTGGGCCCGGATGCGCGCTGTCTCGGCGTCCGGCGGGGTGGCGGCCGCGGGGGAGGCGGCGAGGAGCGCGGCCAGCAGAAGGAGGGCGCGGCGCATGGAGGGGCTCCTGTGGCGGGGTGTGGTGTACGGGACGCCTTCACAACGCGCGTGCTACGCGCCGCGTGACGAAAACGGGCGGCGCGGTTTGCGGCGCCTTGACGGCCGGGCTAAATTTTCGCCCTTCCCAACAGTACGCCGCCAATTGGAGATGCACCGTGAATAGATCGGTCTTTGCCCACACGGACACCTTCGTCCGCCGCCACATCGGCCCGGACGAGGGCGAGATCGGGGAGATGCTGGAGACGCTCGGCTACCCGTCGCTGGACGCGCTGATCGACGACACGGTGCCGGCGTCCATCCGCCTGGATCGTCCCCTGAAGCTGGGGCCGGAGCGCAGCGAGTACGAGCTCCTCTCCGAGCTGCGGGAGATGATGTCAGCCAACAAGGTCTTCCGTTCCTTCCTGGGGATGGGGTACCACGACTGCATCGTGCCGCCGGTGATCCAGCGCAACATCCTGGAGAACCCGGGCTGGTACACGCAGTACACGCCGTACCAGGCCGAGATCGCGCAGGGCCGCCTGGAGGCGCTCCTCAACTTCCAGACAATGGTGGTGGACCTGACCGGCCTCCCCGTCGCCAACGCGTCGCTGCTGGACGAGGGCACCGCCGCCGCCGAGGCGATGGCGATGGCGTACGGGATGGGCGGCAGCGCGGAGCGGAACACCTTCTTCGTCTCCGAGCACTGCCACCCGCAGACGGTCGACGTGGTCCGCACCCGCGCCGCCGCCCGCGACATCGATGTGGTGGTGGGCGACCCGGAGAAGTTCGACTTCAAGACACCCGTCTTCGGCTTCCTCCTCCAGTACCCCGCGACCGACGGGGCCGTGATCGACTACGGCGCCTTCGTCCAGCGCGCCCGCGAGGAGGGCGCGGCCGTCATCGTCTCCGCCGACCTTCTCGCGCTGGCGCTGCTCACCCCGCCGGGGGAATGGGGCGCGGACATGGTGGTGGGGACTACGCAGCGCTTCGGCGTGCCGCTGGGCTTCGGCGGGCCGCACGCGGGCTACTTCGCCTGCCGCGACGAGCTCAAGCGCCAGATCCCCGGCCGCATCATCGGCGTCTCCACGGACGCGGAGGGGAAGCCCGCGCTGCGCATGGCGCTGCAGACGCGCGAGCAGCACATCCGCCGCGAAAAGGCCACCTCCAACATCTGCACGGCGCAGGTGCTGCTGGCGGTGATGGCCGGAATGTACGCCGTCTACCACGGCCCGGAGGGCATCCGCGCCATCGCCGCGCGCGTGCACTCGCTGGCCCGCGTGGTGGCCGAGGGCGCGCGCCGGCTGGGCTACAAGGTGGTGCACGAGAACTTCTTCGACACGGTGCGCATCGAGGTGGGCTCGCGCCAGTCGACCATCCTGGCCGCCGCGCGCGACCGCTCCATCAACCTGCGCCCCTTCGGCGAGACCTCCATCTGCATCGCGCTGGACGAGACGACGGGCGAGGAGGAGCTGGAGACGATCCTCATCTCCCTGAACCGCGGCTCGCCGGTCTCCTTCACCGCCCGTGAGATCGCGGACGGGCTGGAGGATGAGACGATGCCGCTGGCGCGCACCAGTCCGTACCTGGAGCACCCGGTCTTCAACCGCTACCGCAGCGAGACGGAGATGCTGCGCTACATCCGGCGGCTGGAGTCGCGCGACCTGTCGCTGACGCACTCCATGATCCCGCTGGGGTCGTGCACTATGAAGCTCAACTCCACCTCCGAGATGTTCCCGGTGAGCTGGCCGGAAGTGAACCGTATCCACCCCTTCGCCCCCGCCGAGCAGACGATCGGCTACCGCGAGCTCTTCCGGCAGCTCGAGGAGGAGCTGGCGGAGATCACGGGCTTCGCGGCGGTGTCGCTGCAGCCCAACGCGGGGAGCCAGGGCGAGTACGCCGGCCTCCTCTGCATCCGCGCGTACCACGAGGCCCGCGGCGAGGCGCACCGCAACGTCTGCCTGATCCCGGGCTCCGCGCACGGCACTAACCCGGCCAGCGCGGTCATGGCGGGGATGAAGGTGGTCGTGACCGGCACCGACGCGCGCGGCAACGTGGACGTGGACGACCTGCGCGCCAAGGCCGAGCAGTACGCGGACAACCTGGCGGCGCTCATGGTGACCTACCCATCCACGCACGGCGTCTTCGAGGTGGAGATCCGTGAGATATGCGACATCGTGCACCGGCACGGCGGGCAGGTCTACATGGACGGCGCCAACATGAACGCGCAGGTGGGCCTCTGCCGCCCGGGCGACTTCGGCGCGGACGTGTGCCACCTGAACCTGCACAAGACGTTCTGCATCCCGCACGGCGGCGGCGGCCCGGGGATGGGGCCGATCTGCGTGGGGGAGCACCTGGCCCCCTTCCTCCCCGGCCATCCCGTGATCCCGGTGGACGGGCGCGAGCACGGCGCGGTCTCGGCGGGCCCGTGGGGGAGCCCCAGCATCCTCCCCATCTCGTGGATGTACATCAACCTGATGGGCGCCGAGGGGCTGACGCAGGCTACGCGCGTGGCGATCCTGAACGCCAACTACATCGCGCACCGTCTGCAGGAGCACTACCCGGTGCTCTACCGCGGCGCCAACGGGACGGTGGCGCACGAGTGCATCGTGGATCTTCGCCAGCTCAAGCAGAGCGCGGGGATCGAGGTGGAGGACGTGGCCAAGCGCCTGATGGACTACGGCTTCCACGCCCCCACCGTCTCCTTCCCCGTGGCCGGGACGATGATGATCGAGCCCACGGAGAGCGAGGCGCTTTCGGAGCTGGACCGCTTCTGCGAGGCGATGATCTCCATCCGCGAGGAGATCCGCGCGGTTGAGCTCGGCATCGCGGACCGCCGCGACAACCCGCTCAAGAACGCGCCGCACACCATGGGCGCGGTGATGGCCGACGAGTGGTCGCACCCCTACTCGCGCGAGCAGGCGGGCTTCCCCGCCCCCTGGAGCCGCGAGCGGAAGTTCTGGCCGCACGTGGCCCGCGTGAACAACGCCGCCGGCGACCGCAACCTGGTCTGCTCCTGCCCGCCGATCGAGATGTACGCGTCGGTGTGAGGTGCGCGGGTTGGTGGTTGGATGAAGGCGGCTGGTTGATGAACGACGGCGGATGAAAGGCGGCGGGGCTCCTTCCGAGGATGGAGGGAGCCCCGTTGTTCGGGCGGCTAGGGTCCGGCGGTTGAAACCGCTGCAACAACCGCGGGAAGCCTGCCTTCGCAGGCTTGTCGGGGCGGGGTTGGTGTGGGGGCGGACGCCGTGGCCGGCCGGGGGCGATCACCGGGGGCGATCACCGGGGGCGATCACCGGGGGCTAAAGCCCCCGGCTGGAACTACGGGAAGACCGCTGAAGCGGTCTGGTGTGCGCGCGTTTAAGCGCAGCCAGTACGAGATCCGCGTGAGCCGCAGGGTAGTTCTCCCCCTCGCCCGCCCTGCGCCCCCGCAGGCGGGGGAGGGGGCCGGGGGGAGGGGGCCCGGATTTCCGCCCCCTCTCTCGAGAACGGCGAGGGCGCAGCCCTCTCCTGTTATCGGGAGAGGGGGCAGCGAGGAACGAGCGGGGGTGAGGGCCTCCCTTCACACCCCGAACCCCCCGCTCCGCGCCCTCCACTGCCGCGCCGGCAGCCCCAGCATGCGCACGAAGATGCGGCGCACCCCGCGCTGCACCACGCGACCCACGGGCTTCTCGCCCTCGACGGCCGGGCGAGCTTCGCCGCGGAGCCAGCGGCGCAGGTCGTCCAGGTCGGAGAGGGAGAGGGTTTCGACGTCCAGGGTGGCCAGGTAGTAGAAGCGGCCGCGCTTGCGCGGGTGCAGCGTGGGGGCGAAGGCCACCTGCAGCGCGGCCTCCACGGCGCCCATCGAGGGGAGGGTGCGCTGCACGCGGCCGTCCTCCAGCACGTAGCCCTCGTCGAGGGCGCTGCGGAGGACGGCGAGCGAGACCTCCTGCGCGCCTTCGAGCTGGTCCAGCACGTCCTTGCGCCAGAGCTCCACGCGCAGGTGCAGGCGGATGGGGAGACCCGAGGCGAGCGCGTCGCGGAGGGCGCGGTCGCGCAGGGCGCCGTTCACGCGCACCACGGGCCGCCACTGCTGCGCCGGACCCGCCACGCCCAACACCAGCGTCCGCTGCGCGTGGAGCGGTGCGGGATCCGCGAGCGCCCCCAGCATCAGGAGGAGCGCGGGAAGGACCCGGCGGAGGAACGAAGTCAAAAGCGCGAGTTCAGCCGGACGAAGATGTTGGGCCCGCGGCTCGCCCGCACGAAGCGGCCGTCGCTGGCGACCGGCACGGCCGCGTACACGCCCAGCCGGCCCAGGAGGACGCCGGCCCCGATGTCGAACGCGTCCTGCTGCACGCCGCCCCACGGCGCCTTTCCCCACCCGCTCGCCGCGTCGGCGAAAAGGCTCCACCCGAGCGTGCCGTCCCACTCGGCGCTCACGCGGCGCACGCCGTCGTCCTCGCGCTCGCCGTCCGGGCGGCCGACGTTGATGTGGAGGTCGACGTTGCCGCGGTACTCGGCCTGCACCAGCACCACCCGGTCGCACCCGTAGCCGCCGTAGAAGGCGCGCGGCGCGGGGTTCTGGGTGGGGTCGGAGGGCACGCGCACCACCTCGCCACGCGCGGCGCAGTCCAGCGAGAGCAGGTTGAAGCCGGGGAGCGACGCCTCACCGCCCAGCGCGTGCTGCCGCTGTGGCGGAAGGAACTCGTCGCCGATGCCGCCGGCGGCCATGGCGCGCAGGTTGAGCCGGGCCGTGGGGCTGATGCGGTTGTAGCGCCGCAGGTCCACCAGCCCGTGCGTGAACAGCCCGTAGTGCCGCTCCGGCCGCACGGTGCCGACGGGGTCGTCGCCGCCGACGGCGACGGAGACGAGCTCGGGCTGGCGAAGGGTGCTGCGGACCGCGCGCTCCAGCTCCGTCTCGAAGTACCAGCCGGTGGACGGGTCGACGGGGTCGCTGCGCCCATCCCACTTCACGCTGGCGAGAATCGAGTTGAGGTCGCCGCGGGCGGAGTAGGGCTGCAGCCGCCAGGAGTCGTTGTTGTTGAAGATCGTCCACGGGTTGCCCGCGGCGAGCGGAAGGTGGCGCTCGGCGCGATACTCCAGCATGGCCGAGAAGGGGGAGCGCCGCGGGCCCACCGCCGCGAAGACGCTGTACCCCTGCCGCTCGTAGTAGTCGCGGTAGTCGCGGTGGAACACAAAGGTGGAGAGGCTGTTCTCCACGTTGCTGAGGTGCCACCCCTCGATGGGCGACACGACCGACCTCACCCCGCCGCCGATGCGAAATAGGCCCGTGCCGCCCAGGAACTGCTCCGCCAGCACGTCGCCGCCCCAGCGCTCGGCGCCGTACGGTCCCTCGGCTTCGGTGCGAAAGATGCCGCGCGCGCGGAGCCGGAACGGATTTCGTCCCGGCGTCTCCACCACCGGCCCGAAGGTGATCGGAAGCCCCTCCACGCGGTTGTAGCTCCCCTCGGTGGCCAGCACCAGGCGCGTCCTGCCGCGGCGGGGGCGCAGCGTCGTGCCCTCGCCCGTGGAGTCGCCCACCGTCTCCGGTTCCTGGAGGACGAGGCGCTCGCCTTCCTTCACGTACTCCAGCGGCGCGGAGTAGGCGTTCGTCTCCCCCTGCACGCGCGCGCTGTCCGCGCCGGTGATCCGGCCGCCGACCACGGTCACGCTCCCGGCGACCACGGCTCCGGGAAGGAACTCCAGGTCGCCGTTGATGACCACCACGTCGCCCTCGACACGCCCCGCCACGGAGAACGGGCCGTCGAGCACCGCCACGGGCCCCGACACCGTCCCGTCCACCGGGATTCGGGTGCGGCCGTTGAAGTGGAGGGTGCGGGCGTCGTTGAAGAAGGCGGTCACCCGTTCCGCGACGTCGGCCGGAAGGCGGGCTTCGGCGATCTCCTGCGGAACGGTGTCTTGCTGCGCGCGTGCGGGAATCGCGGCCAGCAGCGCCGCGGCAATGCCGAGCGCCAGGATGCTGCGCATGGTACCTCCAGTATCGAAAAAGGCCGGTCTACGACCCACGTTTGCACCTTCCGCAAAAGCAGATGCCGTGCCCCGTGCCGGAAACCTTGCAACTCATTCGTGCCCAGCCACTTATCGATTTCACCCCGCGCCGCACGTGTGTCACAATGACGCAGAACGCAGGGGAAGGTGTCTCTTCCGCGAGGAACTGAAGTGCGTTAGTGCGTGAGTGCGTGAGTGCGCCCGACCCCTTTTTGTCATCCTGAGGGAGCCGCCGGACGAGATGTCGGCGATTGCAGGCACTACTCCCTGCGGCGACCAAAGGATCTAGCCGGCGAGGCAGGAGGCCAGTGGGTAGCGGCAGGCCTCGCGTCACGCGCAGTAGATCCTTCGCTACGCGCCAAAGGTCGCACAACGGGAGAGATCTGAGAAGCGCTTCAC contains the following coding sequences:
- a CDS encoding type II toxin-antitoxin system VapC family toxin, encoding MAERQRQTRDWWENHRGEYQLFTSETTIEECRLGEAFMARRRVVALAGIPIIPAYSGIAALAEALVARGPLPVKAKTDAFHIAAAAMERIAYLLTWDCRHIANPRMYRRCETICHDYGAELPILCTPDILLRSG
- a CDS encoding metal-dependent hydrolase, yielding MARLTWHGHSCFTLETGDGTRIMFDPWLDQNPVADIKTDAVERLDYILVSHGHFDHFADCVKLAKKTGATVVSTFELVAFCQKQGVENGHGMNIGGGHQFPFGRVKLTPALHTGSIDGDEEGAFTTDCAGFLLTLADGRRLYHAGDTALITDMQLLRGQVDVALLPIGDNYTMGPEDAARAVEFIQPSTVIPMHYDTFDLIRQDPEEFRRLVGGLARVEVMKPGTSLEL
- the gcvH gene encoding glycine cleavage system protein GcvH; the protein is MANVPQDLRYTEKHEYVKAAGEGVYAVGITDYAQGELGDIVFVELPAAGTRLQAMQTFGTIEAVKAVSDLYSPISGEVVESNGALDADPAAVNNDPYGAGWMIKVRADDPSEVERLLDAAAYEKLIG
- the gcvP gene encoding aminomethyl-transferring glycine dehydrogenase: MNRSVFAHTDTFVRRHIGPDEGEIGEMLETLGYPSLDALIDDTVPASIRLDRPLKLGPERSEYELLSELREMMSANKVFRSFLGMGYHDCIVPPVIQRNILENPGWYTQYTPYQAEIAQGRLEALLNFQTMVVDLTGLPVANASLLDEGTAAAEAMAMAYGMGGSAERNTFFVSEHCHPQTVDVVRTRAAARDIDVVVGDPEKFDFKTPVFGFLLQYPATDGAVIDYGAFVQRAREEGAAVIVSADLLALALLTPPGEWGADMVVGTTQRFGVPLGFGGPHAGYFACRDELKRQIPGRIIGVSTDAEGKPALRMALQTREQHIRREKATSNICTAQVLLAVMAGMYAVYHGPEGIRAIAARVHSLARVVAEGARRLGYKVVHENFFDTVRIEVGSRQSTILAAARDRSINLRPFGETSICIALDETTGEEELETILISLNRGSPVSFTAREIADGLEDETMPLARTSPYLEHPVFNRYRSETEMLRYIRRLESRDLSLTHSMIPLGSCTMKLNSTSEMFPVSWPEVNRIHPFAPAEQTIGYRELFRQLEEELAEITGFAAVSLQPNAGSQGEYAGLLCIRAYHEARGEAHRNVCLIPGSAHGTNPASAVMAGMKVVVTGTDARGNVDVDDLRAKAEQYADNLAALMVTYPSTHGVFEVEIREICDIVHRHGGQVYMDGANMNAQVGLCRPGDFGADVCHLNLHKTFCIPHGGGGPGMGPICVGEHLAPFLPGHPVIPVDGREHGAVSAGPWGSPSILPISWMYINLMGAEGLTQATRVAILNANYIAHRLQEHYPVLYRGANGTVAHECIVDLRQLKQSAGIEVEDVAKRLMDYGFHAPTVSFPVAGTMMIEPTESEALSELDRFCEAMISIREEIRAVELGIADRRDNPLKNAPHTMGAVMADEWSHPYSREQAGFPAPWSRERKFWPHVARVNNAAGDRNLVCSCPPIEMYASV
- a CDS encoding polymer-forming cytoskeletal protein, which encodes MRSILALGIAAALLAAIPARAQQDTVPQEIAEARLPADVAERVTAFFNDARTLHFNGRTRIPVDGTVSGPVAVLDGPFSVAGRVEGDVVVINGDLEFLPGAVVAGSVTVVGGRITGADSARVQGETNAYSAPLEYVKEGERLVLQEPETVGDSTGEGTTLRPRRGRTRLVLATEGSYNRVEGLPITFGPVVETPGRNPFRLRARGIFRTEAEGPYGAERWGGDVLAEQFLGGTGLFRIGGGVRSVVSPIEGWHLSNVENSLSTFVFHRDYRDYYERQGYSVFAAVGPRRSPFSAMLEYRAERHLPLAAGNPWTIFNNNDSWRLQPYSARGDLNSILASVKWDGRSDPVDPSTGWYFETELERAVRSTLRQPELVSVAVGGDDPVGTVRPERHYGLFTHGLVDLRRYNRISPTARLNLRAMAAGGIGDEFLPPQRQHALGGEASLPGFNLLSLDCAARGEVVRVPSDPTQNPAPRAFYGGYGCDRVVLVQAEYRGNVDLHINVGRPDGEREDDGVRRVSAEWDGTLGWSLFADAASGWGKAPWGGVQQDAFDIGAGVLLGRLGVYAAVPVASDGRFVRASRGPNIFVRLNSRF